The following proteins are co-located in the Sulfurospirillum deleyianum DSM 6946 genome:
- a CDS encoding L,D-transpeptidase family protein, with amino-acid sequence MRYLVFLSLCALALYAATAEDIYRIYKTKGIDAVEDFLKQEFESKEVKTFQKPVVSKTPVEPKVIKKEPKVKVVKAKNPTEKELISKDFWLKQIRGMDVAYGYYEDLDSLIVCEKERKRCEVYRNSEDEGLELIKGHDVIMGKNGDKIKRGDLKTPVGVYEITKRFKPSDPFYGPLAFSLSYPNLFDVLRGKNGSGIWIHGMPLDGKDREDLSKGCVVMENDAIQVLDTEINANKTMTIIGENKVPPMSKEVVATLLSEVYKWQRAWKVNDINMYLNYYSNDFKKVDGSRKEQFAAMKKQIFSRKEKKTITFEHMNIAPYPTLDNRKVFKISYYQTYKSPSFASKGEKELYVELVGKKMMILAEK; translated from the coding sequence ATGCGTTATTTGGTCTTTTTGTCGTTATGTGCACTCGCCTTGTATGCGGCAACCGCTGAGGATATTTATCGTATTTATAAAACAAAAGGTATTGATGCGGTAGAGGATTTTTTAAAACAAGAGTTTGAATCCAAAGAGGTAAAAACCTTTCAAAAGCCTGTGGTGAGTAAAACACCTGTTGAACCAAAAGTGATCAAAAAAGAGCCAAAAGTAAAAGTAGTCAAAGCTAAAAATCCAACTGAAAAAGAGCTCATCTCTAAAGATTTCTGGCTCAAACAGATTCGAGGCATGGATGTTGCGTATGGTTATTATGAAGATTTAGATTCTTTGATTGTATGTGAAAAAGAGAGAAAACGCTGTGAAGTGTATCGCAACAGTGAAGATGAAGGTTTAGAGCTCATTAAAGGGCATGATGTCATTATGGGTAAAAATGGAGATAAGATTAAACGAGGGGATTTGAAAACGCCTGTGGGTGTGTATGAAATTACCAAGCGCTTTAAGCCAAGTGACCCTTTTTATGGACCTTTAGCGTTTTCGCTCTCCTATCCAAATTTGTTTGATGTTTTGCGTGGAAAAAATGGGAGTGGCATTTGGATTCATGGGATGCCTTTGGATGGCAAAGATAGAGAAGATTTGAGTAAAGGGTGTGTGGTCATGGAAAATGATGCCATCCAAGTTCTCGATACTGAAATTAATGCAAATAAAACCATGACAATTATTGGAGAGAATAAAGTCCCTCCAATGAGCAAAGAAGTGGTAGCGACACTCTTAAGTGAAGTTTATAAATGGCAACGTGCATGGAAAGTCAATGATATAAATATGTACCTAAATTACTACTCTAACGATTTTAAAAAGGTCGATGGTTCACGCAAAGAGCAGTTTGCAGCGATGAAAAAGCAGATTTTTTCACGCAAAGAAAAGAAGACGATTACATTTGAGCATATGAATATTGCGCCTTATCCAACATTGGATAATCGTAAAGTATTTAAGATTTCCTATTATCAAACGTATAAAAGTCCTTCGTTCGCTTCTAAAGGCGAAAAAGAGTTGTATGTAGAACTTGTGGGTAAAAAAATGATGATTTTGGCTGAAAAGTAA
- a CDS encoding sensor histidine kinase has protein sequence MKNIPIKYKLLFLFSFSFIGMLILAERSFALSKENIRNAAMIFDNAKSTQHLQENYIEPLNVLHEKSLSLVLSPNEDYRKSIEVEILEQRQRLEERFKALDEKSYAIWQAYLKSVEKTCAYVASSFEEGAFVYVTSVERERYYALLKQLKILQHTAVQYMESNFEDIQSRSQALKYELAVLVILLATLVFIAGYSLSGHIVSSIHRLQEGLQEFFAYLQTRQSEPKPIALSSKDELETMSKLLNQSISKATSDIQQDNEFIEDAISVVNDLQQGILSSRLHSFPQADKLQRLKDVINTMIDNLESKINEEILKRTEQEKLLIQQSKLASMGEMIGNIAHQWRQPLGELSAILINLQVKHSFHDLDDATLLNSIQQCNKLNAYMSSTISDFQNFFKPSKDKEVFEISEACQKAISMLKASLNYHGIELCFDISAKVEVLGYPNEFAQALLNILSNAKDVLSEREISNPFIRLELKKGYKYTLIVIEDNGGGIAEEYVDRIFEPYFTTKYAKQGTGIGLYMTKMIIENNMGGVINVKNTPLGAIFTIKLPSVASA, from the coding sequence ATGAAAAATATTCCCATCAAATACAAATTGCTCTTTTTATTCAGTTTTTCCTTTATTGGAATGCTCATCTTAGCAGAGCGTTCTTTTGCGCTTTCCAAAGAGAATATCCGCAATGCGGCTATGATTTTTGACAATGCAAAAAGTACACAGCATTTGCAAGAAAATTATATAGAGCCTTTAAATGTGCTTCATGAAAAAAGTCTTTCTTTGGTGCTTTCTCCTAATGAGGATTATCGAAAGAGCATTGAAGTTGAGATTTTGGAGCAACGCCAGAGATTAGAGGAGCGGTTTAAGGCATTGGATGAGAAGAGTTATGCTATTTGGCAAGCCTATCTTAAAAGCGTTGAGAAGACATGTGCGTATGTGGCATCTTCCTTTGAAGAGGGGGCATTTGTTTATGTGACGTCTGTGGAGAGAGAACGTTACTATGCTTTGCTGAAGCAACTTAAAATTTTACAGCACACTGCCGTACAGTATATGGAATCCAATTTTGAAGATATTCAAAGTCGCTCTCAAGCACTGAAGTATGAATTAGCCGTTTTGGTGATTTTACTAGCAACATTGGTGTTTATTGCGGGGTATTCTCTCTCAGGGCATATCGTCTCATCCATTCATCGCCTTCAAGAGGGATTGCAAGAGTTCTTTGCGTATTTGCAAACCAGACAAAGTGAACCCAAACCCATTGCACTTTCAAGCAAAGATGAGTTAGAAACAATGTCCAAACTGCTCAATCAAAGTATCTCAAAAGCGACATCGGATATTCAGCAAGACAATGAGTTTATTGAGGATGCCATTAGTGTTGTTAATGATTTGCAACAGGGGATTCTCTCCTCAAGGCTGCACTCTTTTCCTCAAGCAGATAAATTACAGCGTCTTAAAGATGTTATTAATACCATGATTGACAATTTAGAGTCAAAAATCAATGAAGAAATTTTAAAGCGAACCGAACAAGAAAAATTACTCATTCAGCAGAGTAAACTGGCGAGTATGGGTGAAATGATAGGCAACATCGCCCACCAATGGAGACAACCCCTAGGAGAGTTGAGTGCTATTTTGATTAATCTTCAAGTTAAACATTCGTTTCATGATTTGGATGATGCGACCCTTTTAAACAGTATCCAGCAGTGCAATAAGCTCAACGCGTATATGTCAAGTACCATCAGTGATTTTCAAAACTTTTTCAAACCCTCTAAAGATAAAGAGGTCTTTGAAATATCAGAGGCGTGTCAAAAAGCTATTTCGATGCTCAAAGCGTCCTTGAATTATCATGGTATAGAACTTTGTTTTGATATTTCAGCGAAGGTTGAGGTTTTAGGCTATCCTAATGAGTTTGCTCAAGCGCTTTTAAATATTCTCTCCAATGCCAAAGATGTCCTGAGTGAGCGTGAAATCAGTAATCCTTTTATTCGATTGGAGCTGAAAAAAGGGTACAAATACACACTGATTGTGATTGAGGATAATGGTGGAGGCATCGCAGAAGAGTATGTGGATAGAATTTTTGAGCCTTATTTTACGACTAAGTATGCCAAACAAGGAACGGGTATTGGGCTTTATATGACGAAGATGATTATTGAGAACAATATGGGTGGGGTCATTAATGTTAAAAACACTCCTTTGGGGGCTATTTTTACCATTAAATTACCCAGCGTGGCGAGTGCGTAA
- the rsmG gene encoding 16S rRNA (guanine(527)-N(7))-methyltransferase RsmG yields the protein MASYTLPAHFWDAAEQFATLLLQYNQTHNISGAKTKEAVMKNIEDSIYPLQFLHVTTMKRGIDVGTGAGFPGLLLALALPHMHFTLFEPIAKKSAFLHLAKSALELYNVDVCTNRVEKAPSFEADLISSRAVTNTKVLIKLCHNFIAPHTTLLFYKGEYVEEEIKGLSNCHVYQRDKRYYLIMEQVNVA from the coding sequence ATGGCTTCTTATACCCTTCCTGCACATTTTTGGGACGCAGCAGAACAGTTTGCAACCCTTTTGTTACAGTACAACCAAACCCACAATATCTCAGGGGCAAAAACCAAAGAAGCCGTCATGAAAAATATTGAGGATAGTATTTACCCCTTACAATTCTTACATGTAACAACGATGAAGCGAGGTATTGATGTTGGAACGGGGGCTGGGTTCCCAGGTTTACTCCTTGCCCTAGCCCTTCCACACATGCATTTTACCCTCTTTGAACCTATCGCTAAAAAAAGTGCTTTTTTACATCTCGCCAAATCCGCATTGGAGTTGTACAATGTTGATGTCTGTACTAACCGTGTTGAAAAAGCACCCTCTTTTGAAGCAGACCTAATTAGCTCACGCGCTGTGACCAATACAAAGGTGTTAATAAAATTGTGTCATAATTTTATCGCTCCTCATACCACGCTTCTTTTTTATAAAGGAGAATATGTAGAAGAGGAGATTAAAGGTTTATCGAATTGTCATGTTTATCAGCGTGACAAACGTTACTATCTCATTATGGAGCAGGTCAATGTTGCTTAA
- a CDS encoding methyl-accepting chemotaxis protein has protein sequence MMPSYSRMNRSSLAKVQDANILSLVAFSFAFVLEVSFNGFHWIQVINLTNFALAWFMFINIRKVQKTIHALADIVKESEHGHLHGRIVNVNDGGELKMLCSNMNSLLDNFELVTKEIKSTILSASHEDFSRKILPKGMHGEFKEQVEMVNQAVYAMKQTHDFIARNTLNAELAQISSESNDFTTVQSNLTTIVERLKEIAKDGEIYAEETKGSYHNLRDTITKITSLIEFVNQNEQSIGILVQRTRDISAVVDMINDIADKTNLLALNAAIEAARAGEHGRGFAVVADEVRKLAETTQKATAEIAISIKMLQQETSGLESNANSMKQNADESTKTLDKLSTTFNSLIEHSDITSYNITTIQQTIFITLAKMNHAIFKSNAYSAVYVNDKETQFQTHERCSLGEWYEKDGEKIFGNTQSFKALYIPHKHFHERVLEILGLIRTTSSNLLEEKERIIEAFHEVEKESRSLFVTLDAMIEEKSIAS, from the coding sequence ATGATGCCTTCATACTCTCGCATGAATAGATCCTCTCTCGCAAAAGTTCAAGACGCCAATATTCTCTCATTAGTTGCCTTCTCTTTTGCCTTTGTATTAGAAGTCTCTTTTAATGGCTTTCACTGGATTCAAGTGATTAATTTGACCAATTTTGCGTTAGCATGGTTTATGTTTATCAATATTCGTAAAGTGCAAAAAACGATTCACGCACTCGCAGACATTGTCAAAGAGAGTGAGCATGGTCATTTGCATGGACGCATTGTCAATGTCAATGATGGCGGAGAGCTTAAAATGCTCTGCTCAAACATGAACTCCCTATTGGATAATTTTGAATTGGTCACCAAAGAGATTAAATCTACGATTCTCTCAGCCTCGCATGAAGATTTTAGCCGTAAAATTCTCCCAAAAGGGATGCACGGAGAGTTTAAAGAACAAGTAGAAATGGTCAATCAAGCCGTCTATGCGATGAAACAAACGCATGATTTTATTGCGAGAAATACGCTCAATGCGGAATTAGCGCAAATTAGCAGTGAATCCAATGACTTTACCACCGTACAATCCAACTTAACTACCATTGTGGAGCGTTTAAAAGAGATTGCCAAAGATGGGGAGATTTACGCAGAAGAGACCAAAGGAAGTTACCATAACTTACGTGATACGATTACTAAAATCACCTCTTTAATTGAGTTTGTCAATCAAAATGAACAAAGTATTGGTATTTTGGTACAACGTACACGAGACATCAGCGCTGTGGTCGATATGATTAACGATATTGCCGATAAAACGAACCTTTTAGCCCTCAATGCCGCCATTGAAGCAGCCCGTGCGGGTGAGCATGGTCGTGGCTTTGCCGTCGTGGCAGATGAAGTACGAAAACTGGCAGAAACCACACAAAAAGCCACCGCAGAGATTGCAATTTCCATTAAAATGCTCCAGCAAGAGACTTCAGGACTTGAGAGCAATGCAAACTCTATGAAACAAAATGCTGATGAATCAACCAAAACACTTGATAAATTAAGCACAACCTTTAACAGTTTGATTGAACACTCAGACATTACATCTTACAACATTACCACCATTCAACAAACGATTTTCATCACCTTAGCCAAAATGAATCACGCAATCTTTAAATCTAACGCTTACAGTGCAGTGTATGTCAACGATAAAGAGACACAATTCCAAACCCATGAACGCTGTAGCTTAGGGGAATGGTACGAAAAAGATGGCGAAAAAATCTTTGGAAATACACAAAGTTTCAAAGCCCTTTATATCCCGCACAAACATTTCCATGAACGTGTTTTAGAGATTCTTGGACTGATTCGAACCACTTCATCCAATCTTTTAGAAGAAAAAGAGCGTATTATTGAGGCGTTTCATGAGGTTGAAAAAGAGAGCAGATCCCTCTTTGTAACCCTAGATGCGATGATAGAAGAAAAAAGTATCGCTTCATGA
- a CDS encoding GGDEF domain-containing protein has protein sequence MKKSFYLFLAFGITLVYLLFNAYTLTVRYNTSFLEELLFQTPHSLFLHTLFIASFLFFTTLLPLFFKEKKPPVDLEEVRTLETLSNTLFSSLALKFNIIKAQEKLEALLHLEGSLLFIYEKESFSLYNENAFIKTMFRSKDIFPFRTNYERSPVEEIAIRCFIDKSSFTQEHIKVDKKTITLFTFLLKTEEEGRILGSLMLATSDPALIEAHLLLIQKYLLMLTFALSLAFKKEQLQKLDEQYSNENGSFDKLLNVFNYEKLDEHLFYEFKRHKRYHTELTLMLVEINMLENLSKVFPTETVTTFKKEFVQLIHKYIREVDIFGKWTQNRFAIIIPDSDFRAAVGLAKKLQGILETTKFAKIGTISCSYGITSLAPKDTLGSLKSRAENALVRATIHQGNAIEVKLQHGVSNDDTLE, from the coding sequence ATGAAAAAATCGTTTTATCTTTTTTTAGCTTTTGGTATCACGTTGGTGTATCTGCTCTTCAATGCATATACACTCACCGTTCGTTACAACACCTCTTTTTTAGAAGAACTTCTCTTTCAAACACCCCATTCACTCTTTTTGCACACACTTTTTATCGCCTCTTTTTTATTTTTCACAACCCTTCTGCCTCTTTTTTTCAAAGAAAAAAAGCCCCCTGTTGACTTAGAAGAAGTAAGAACTCTGGAAACACTTTCCAATACTCTCTTTTCTTCTCTTGCTCTTAAGTTCAATATTATCAAAGCGCAAGAGAAACTAGAAGCCCTTTTACATCTTGAAGGTAGCTTACTTTTTATCTATGAAAAAGAGAGCTTTTCTCTTTACAATGAAAATGCCTTTATTAAAACGATGTTTCGCTCCAAAGATATTTTTCCTTTTCGTACCAACTATGAAAGAAGCCCTGTCGAAGAGATTGCGATACGCTGTTTTATTGATAAAAGTAGTTTTACACAAGAGCATATCAAAGTCGATAAAAAAACAATAACTCTGTTTACTTTTCTACTTAAAACAGAAGAAGAGGGGCGCATTCTTGGAAGTTTAATGCTTGCGACCAGCGATCCTGCGTTGATTGAAGCACATCTTCTTTTGATTCAAAAATACCTTTTAATGCTCACCTTTGCTCTCTCCCTAGCTTTTAAAAAAGAGCAACTCCAAAAACTCGATGAACAATACAGTAACGAGAATGGAAGTTTTGATAAACTACTTAATGTCTTTAATTATGAAAAATTAGATGAACATCTCTTCTATGAGTTTAAACGTCATAAACGCTATCACACGGAACTCACACTGATGCTGGTTGAAATCAATATGCTGGAAAATTTAAGTAAGGTTTTTCCCACAGAGACCGTTACCACATTTAAAAAAGAGTTCGTTCAACTCATTCACAAATATATCCGAGAAGTTGACATCTTTGGAAAATGGACACAAAATCGTTTTGCGATTATTATTCCTGATAGTGATTTTAGAGCAGCTGTTGGACTCGCAAAGAAGTTACAAGGCATCCTAGAGACAACCAAATTTGCTAAAATCGGCACGATTTCATGCAGTTATGGCATTACCTCACTCGCCCCCAAAGATACCCTTGGAAGCCTCAAATCACGTGCTGAAAATGCGTTAGTTAGAGCAACGATTCATCAAGGAAATGCGATTGAGGTGAAACTCCAACATGGGGTTTCAAACGACGATACGCTTGAGTGA
- a CDS encoding PP0621 family protein: MLLKIAVFIGVLFLIYLFFFKGKRQEEVKQNQPKTKVLEGETMVECHACSTFISYDEAIIKDGHFFCSKECARLPL, from the coding sequence ATGTTGCTTAAAATCGCTGTATTTATTGGTGTCCTTTTTCTTATTTATCTTTTTTTCTTTAAGGGCAAACGTCAAGAAGAAGTCAAACAAAATCAACCCAAAACGAAAGTATTGGAGGGAGAAACCATGGTAGAGTGCCATGCGTGTTCAACCTTTATCAGCTACGATGAAGCGATTATTAAAGATGGTCACTTCTTTTGTTCCAAAGAATGTGCAAGGTTGCCTTTATGA
- a CDS encoding ABC transporter substrate-binding protein: MCFKKLIVLVIYFLGMALHANEYQEDNRAQRALHVKDPRSHIKVFFPSMPYNYVSRLVNESLVRLAENEQGWEYALAISSKKLSPLLYEFELRPHVRFQDGTPFNADSVIHNFEYFLKQPFNYTHIDKTLKRVEKISDLKVRIHLHKPYGMLFRDLARIYFYSEAYLRQYGWAGGDTGANIQSAGPYGLGPYLLVEGMVTGRKQTPKVILKANPYYWEEGLPKIETITLFTELSMQEALDLALFKDGGLDFMQIPFNKKVETMLSPYAKLISMPSSHNFTIYFNLKKSNAPIARKEVRQALNCALNQQNLLNFTYKKEGQLNPNAMKPYECPLSQEAIYALLNDIEFEVATQDALLFLWKGIEYQLSSYGVRLRYKTTTSEKEIYNVMQKNHTQVQSWDMLVQGTQDYYGRHPWPIFIRYHENNPWSFVKGDTLMRQCIEAFFEAEQGSEAFISLYERIQKRAKGEAYMLFVPIPNAVFAMNKELIFEPLGIGMQPFWKANITPEHWSIRGEAPYPENLQAPILPKRIP, encoded by the coding sequence TTGTGTTTTAAAAAACTGATTGTTTTGGTGATTTATTTTTTAGGGATGGCTTTGCATGCCAATGAGTATCAAGAAGATAATCGGGCGCAAAGAGCTTTACATGTAAAAGACCCTCGCTCACACATCAAAGTTTTTTTCCCCTCTATGCCATACAATTATGTCTCCCGTTTGGTCAATGAAAGTCTGGTACGATTGGCTGAAAATGAACAAGGATGGGAGTATGCATTGGCGATTTCAAGCAAAAAACTCTCCCCTCTTTTGTATGAGTTTGAGTTACGTCCTCATGTGCGTTTTCAAGATGGTACGCCTTTTAACGCCGATTCGGTGATTCACAATTTTGAGTATTTCCTCAAACAGCCTTTTAACTATACCCATATTGATAAAACACTAAAACGGGTTGAAAAAATTTCTGATTTGAAAGTTCGCATCCATTTGCATAAACCCTATGGGATGCTTTTTCGTGATTTGGCACGTATTTATTTCTATTCAGAAGCTTATTTACGCCAATATGGCTGGGCTGGAGGGGATACGGGAGCGAATATCCAAAGTGCAGGACCTTATGGATTAGGTCCTTATCTTTTAGTAGAGGGCATGGTTACGGGGAGAAAACAGACTCCCAAAGTTATCCTCAAGGCGAATCCTTATTATTGGGAAGAGGGATTGCCTAAGATTGAGACGATAACCCTGTTTACAGAACTGAGTATGCAAGAGGCGTTGGATTTGGCGCTTTTTAAAGATGGGGGGTTGGATTTTATGCAGATTCCTTTTAATAAAAAAGTAGAAACCATGCTCTCCCCTTATGCAAAACTCATCTCCATGCCCTCAAGTCACAATTTTACAATCTATTTTAATTTAAAAAAGAGCAATGCGCCCATTGCCCGTAAAGAGGTGCGTCAAGCCCTTAATTGTGCGCTCAATCAACAAAATCTTCTCAATTTTACCTACAAAAAAGAGGGACAGCTTAATCCCAACGCCATGAAGCCTTATGAATGTCCTCTAAGCCAAGAGGCGATTTATGCACTTTTGAACGATATTGAATTTGAAGTAGCCACACAAGACGCTCTGCTTTTTTTATGGAAGGGCATTGAGTATCAGCTCTCTTCATACGGGGTTCGGTTGCGGTACAAAACGACAACGAGTGAAAAAGAGATTTACAATGTGATGCAAAAAAATCATACCCAAGTTCAATCGTGGGATATGCTGGTGCAAGGAACACAGGATTATTACGGTAGGCATCCGTGGCCTATTTTTATTCGCTATCACGAAAACAATCCCTGGAGTTTTGTGAAAGGTGATACGTTGATGCGTCAGTGCATTGAAGCGTTTTTTGAGGCAGAACAGGGAAGTGAAGCGTTTATTTCTTTGTATGAACGTATTCAAAAACGAGCAAAAGGAGAAGCTTACATGCTTTTTGTTCCTATTCCTAACGCAGTCTTTGCGATGAATAAAGAGTTGATTTTTGAGCCTTTAGGGATTGGAATGCAGCCTTTTTGGAAGGCAAATATTACCCCTGAACATTGGTCGATACGAGGAGAAGCTCCCTATCCTGAAAACCTTCAAGCGCCTATCTTGCCCAAGAGGATTCCATGA
- a CDS encoding PAS domain-containing protein: MSISQKGDALTFDENLFIVSKTDLKGRITYANDFFIEISGYKEKELLGSPHNILRHPDMPKAIFKLLWERIQAGKEVFAYVKNRTKQNKYYWVHAYITPMTDTKTNTIIGYHSVRRSPSSKGLSVIEPLYDKMMKAEKESGVQASLALLDTTLSQLKVSYDAFILSHE, encoded by the coding sequence ATGTCTATTAGTCAAAAAGGCGATGCGCTTACATTCGATGAAAACCTTTTTATCGTCTCTAAAACAGACCTTAAAGGTAGAATTACGTATGCTAATGATTTTTTTATAGAAATTTCTGGCTATAAAGAAAAAGAGTTACTTGGTTCTCCTCATAATATTTTACGCCATCCTGATATGCCAAAAGCTATTTTTAAACTTTTGTGGGAACGGATACAAGCGGGAAAAGAGGTCTTTGCCTACGTAAAAAATCGTACCAAACAAAACAAATACTACTGGGTTCATGCCTATATTACACCCATGACTGATACAAAAACCAATACAATTATCGGTTACCACTCGGTTAGACGCTCTCCTAGTTCAAAAGGACTAAGCGTCATAGAGCCTCTGTATGACAAAATGATGAAAGCTGAAAAAGAGAGTGGCGTACAAGCCTCACTCGCACTCTTAGACACCACCCTATCTCAGTTAAAGGTTAGCTATGATGCCTTCATACTCTCGCATGAATAG
- a CDS encoding alanine racemase: MAFITLNKANLFHNLALLSTKAGGKERVMAVLKDNAYGHGLREMAQLCCEFGIKKAAVKNVEEAGVIADLFEEVLILVDQVPLEPLAPNLSFAAHSCEMLEALREGSSIHLSIDTGMHRNGIKEHEIDRAMALILKKRLVFKGVFTHFRSADELSTAFFWQRSLFERAKQRIKAFVLAHHLPEVAFHSCNSAGLLRTNSLGDDAYARVGIAMYGYNTLHPSFKAYELKPVLALWAEKLSTRILKRGERVGYGGVYEAPCDELISTYDIGYGDGFFRFDGIASLAMADGRLSKGRMSMDSFCLEGDAPKVCMFENATALAERFQTICYEIPTKLSPSLKRIVV; the protein is encoded by the coding sequence ATGGCTTTTATTACACTGAACAAGGCGAATCTTTTTCATAACTTAGCGCTTTTGAGCACGAAAGCGGGTGGGAAAGAGAGAGTGATGGCGGTTTTAAAAGACAATGCTTATGGTCATGGGCTTAGAGAAATGGCACAGTTGTGTTGTGAATTTGGTATTAAAAAAGCCGCCGTTAAAAATGTGGAAGAAGCGGGGGTGATTGCTGATCTTTTTGAGGAAGTGCTGATTTTGGTTGATCAGGTTCCTTTAGAGCCTTTAGCACCAAACCTCTCCTTTGCTGCGCACTCGTGTGAAATGCTTGAAGCACTCCGTGAGGGGAGCTCTATTCATTTGAGTATAGATACAGGTATGCATCGCAATGGGATTAAAGAGCATGAAATCGACAGAGCAATGGCATTGATTCTAAAAAAACGTTTGGTGTTTAAGGGTGTTTTTACCCATTTTAGAAGTGCTGATGAGTTAAGTACCGCATTTTTTTGGCAACGCTCTTTGTTTGAGAGGGCTAAACAACGTATCAAAGCGTTTGTTTTAGCACATCATTTACCCGAAGTTGCTTTTCATTCATGCAACTCTGCTGGGCTACTGCGTACCAACAGTTTAGGGGATGACGCTTATGCACGTGTGGGAATTGCAATGTATGGATACAACACGTTACATCCCTCTTTTAAAGCGTACGAGCTCAAGCCTGTTTTAGCCCTTTGGGCGGAGAAACTTAGTACACGTATTTTGAAAAGAGGGGAGCGTGTGGGATATGGTGGCGTGTATGAAGCCCCGTGCGATGAGTTAATCTCTACCTATGACATTGGTTATGGAGATGGGTTCTTCCGTTTTGATGGGATAGCGTCTCTTGCGATGGCAGATGGGCGTTTGAGTAAGGGACGTATGTCTATGGATAGTTTTTGTTTAGAGGGCGATGCGCCAAAGGTCTGCATGTTTGAAAATGCTACGGCTTTGGCGGAGCGGTTTCAAACGATTTGTTATGAAATTCCCACCAAACTTTCACCCTCACTCAAGCGTATCGTCGTTTGA
- a CDS encoding OprD family outer membrane porin encodes MKLAKLSLAAIVVAGLASHSFAADSLADAFKNGKVKGELRAWYFDRDTDAPAAAGGAWDRKKGDADIINMGVILNYVTDSFYGFKMGATFQSNYAPFADDDAKALFYNDMYGSGAVLSEMYVQYTIDKTTAKVGRQFIDTPLIKGSSSRMIKQSFEGALITNTNLPDTTLAAGYISKWQNRTSSDTDAQKSDVADFEKFNDDGAYTFLAINKSIPGLTITGQWAQVVDVADVYYTELAYAAKINDFRYGLAGQYLITDYDESGEDDGSFYGVKASFGVGAFNMYAAYAEVDDDNDASVSADVGGADPIYTANVIHSGDYTAGSKGYAIDANYEVVKGAKIGARYSDINLKAANSDYDVIDVYANYAFDGALKGFGVEVQYETKDKDASTGSSNELRFRANYKF; translated from the coding sequence ATGAAATTAGCTAAACTTAGCTTGGCGGCCATTGTAGTTGCAGGACTTGCTTCCCATTCATTCGCAGCAGATAGCTTAGCGGATGCCTTTAAAAACGGTAAAGTAAAAGGTGAATTAAGAGCGTGGTATTTTGATAGAGATACCGATGCACCTGCTGCTGCGGGTGGTGCTTGGGATAGAAAAAAAGGTGATGCTGATATTATTAATATGGGCGTTATTTTAAACTATGTGACTGATTCGTTTTATGGTTTTAAAATGGGCGCAACTTTCCAATCTAACTATGCTCCGTTTGCAGATGATGATGCAAAAGCATTGTTTTATAACGACATGTATGGTTCAGGCGCTGTTCTTTCTGAGATGTATGTTCAATACACCATTGATAAAACAACCGCAAAAGTGGGTCGTCAATTTATCGATACACCGCTTATCAAAGGGAGTAGTTCTCGTATGATCAAACAATCCTTTGAAGGAGCGTTAATCACGAACACAAACCTTCCTGATACCACCTTAGCAGCAGGTTACATCAGTAAATGGCAAAACAGAACATCCTCTGATACGGACGCTCAAAAATCAGATGTAGCGGATTTTGAAAAATTTAACGATGATGGTGCGTATACCTTTCTTGCGATTAATAAATCAATTCCAGGGCTTACCATCACAGGTCAGTGGGCACAAGTGGTTGATGTAGCCGATGTATATTATACAGAACTTGCGTATGCGGCTAAGATAAATGATTTTCGTTATGGTCTAGCAGGTCAATACCTGATTACAGATTATGATGAATCAGGTGAAGATGATGGTAGCTTTTATGGTGTAAAAGCTAGTTTTGGTGTAGGTGCGTTTAATATGTATGCGGCATATGCTGAGGTGGATGATGACAATGATGCCAGTGTGAGTGCAGATGTAGGTGGTGCAGATCCAATTTACACCGCCAATGTGATTCATAGTGGTGATTACACAGCAGGAAGTAAAGGGTATGCGATTGATGCCAATTATGAAGTGGTTAAGGGTGCAAAAATTGGTGCACGTTACTCCGATATTAATCTAAAAGCAGCTAACAGTGATTATGATGTGATTGACGTTTATGCCAATTACGCATTTGATGGCGCACTTAAAGGATTTGGTGTTGAAGTTCAATACGAAACCAAAGACAAAGATGCTTCAACAGGAAGTAGCAACGAGTTACGTTTTAGAGCAAATTATAAGTTCTAA